In Pseudomonas sp. MTM4, one genomic interval encodes:
- a CDS encoding FAD:protein FMN transferase gives MTHALLQPVIVAALAAALTGCLFQDKVESFGGPTMGSTYSVKYVAGDQANKAQLQRDTESILAEIDKQLSTYRSDSDIEVFNALPAGECMAMPSGVRELVMAGQRLSEESDGALDLTIEPLLNLWGFGPQGRGERVPSAEEIARVRQDVGQQHLRVEGEQLCKIRAVQVDFNSIAAGYAVDQVAETLEASGVSSYLVEITGELKARGRKPDGAPWRIAIEAPHDDERVAQRIIELDGYAVSTSGDYRNYFERDGKRYSHTLDPQTGFPIDHHLAAVTVVDPSTLRADGLSTVLMVLGPDRGLAYAAERKIAALFVIREGRKFVSRSTEAFDELFGAGVEQ, from the coding sequence ATGACCCACGCGTTATTGCAGCCCGTCATCGTTGCCGCCTTGGCGGCAGCCCTGACGGGCTGTCTTTTTCAGGACAAAGTGGAAAGCTTCGGCGGCCCGACCATGGGCAGCACCTATTCGGTGAAGTACGTGGCGGGCGACCAGGCCAACAAGGCACAGCTACAGCGTGACACCGAGTCGATACTGGCGGAGATCGACAAGCAACTGTCGACCTATCGCTCTGATTCGGATATCGAAGTTTTCAATGCCTTGCCTGCCGGTGAATGCATGGCCATGCCGAGCGGCGTGCGCGAGTTGGTCATGGCAGGACAGCGGCTTTCGGAGGAAAGCGACGGTGCTCTAGATCTCACCATCGAGCCGCTGCTCAACCTCTGGGGCTTTGGTCCTCAGGGACGAGGCGAGCGGGTTCCGTCGGCGGAAGAGATCGCCAGGGTTCGACAGGATGTCGGCCAGCAGCATCTGCGGGTCGAAGGCGAGCAACTTTGCAAGATCAGGGCCGTGCAGGTCGATTTTAACAGTATCGCCGCAGGCTACGCGGTGGATCAGGTGGCGGAAACGCTCGAGGCATCTGGCGTTAGCAGCTATCTGGTAGAAATCACTGGTGAGCTCAAGGCTCGAGGCCGTAAGCCGGACGGCGCGCCTTGGCGCATCGCTATCGAAGCGCCGCATGATGATGAGCGCGTCGCTCAACGGATCATCGAGCTGGATGGCTATGCCGTTTCCACCTCCGGCGACTATCGCAACTATTTCGAGCGTGACGGCAAACGTTATTCCCACACGCTCGATCCGCAGACCGGTTTCCCTATCGATCATCACCTGGCAGCTGTAACGGTTGTCGATCCCTCGACATTGCGGGCCGATGGCTTGTCTACTGTGCTCATGGTGTTGGGTCCCGACCGGGGGTTAGCGTATGCGGCAGAGCGTAAAATCGCAGCGCTCTTCGTCATTCGCGAAGGGCGGAAATTCGTAAGCAGAAGTACCGAGGCGTTCGATGAACTGTTCGGTGCGGGAGTAGAGCAATGA
- the nqrM gene encoding (Na+)-NQR maturation NqrM codes for MTWLIVFLVMLLVVFGMSIGVIMGRKPIAGSCGGIANLGIEKECSICGGSREKCEEVNKETSQGAEADLAYDATRR; via the coding sequence ATGACTTGGTTAATTGTTTTTCTCGTCATGTTGTTGGTCGTGTTCGGCATGTCCATCGGTGTGATCATGGGGCGCAAGCCCATTGCTGGTTCCTGTGGCGGTATCGCCAACCTTGGCATCGAGAAGGAGTGCTCGATCTGCGGCGGAAGCCGCGAGAAATGCGAGGAGGTCAACAAGGAGACGAGCCAGGGTGCAGAAGCGGATCTCGCATACGACGCGACCAGACGCTGA